One window from the genome of Leptidea sinapis chromosome 24, ilLepSina1.1, whole genome shotgun sequence encodes:
- the LOC126971618 gene encoding polypeptide N-acetylgalactosaminyltransferase 2-like yields MRRNLKIMFLLGGAWMLVLFYYMQPELSQSKEENIALRLIKQHAEVEEPESSPASEEYGTGSTGRYFDEGGYIAGGAKDIDPYVRNRFNQAASDALPSNRAIPDTRNAMCRLKKYGEDLPQTSVIITFHNEARSTLLRTIVSVLNRSPEHLIKEIILVDDFSDNPDDGASLRAIRKVQVIRNTKREGLMRSRVRGADAATAPVLTFLDSHVECNVHWLEPLLQRIKEEPTRVVCPVIDVISMDTFQYIGASADLRGGFDWNLVFKWEYLSHSERSARLSDPTQVIRTPMIAGGLFSMDRAYFNKLGKYDMKMDVWGGENLEISFRVWQCGGSLEIVPCSRVGHVFRKRHPYTFPGGSGAVFARNTRRAAEVWMDDYKELYYRSQPLAKQVEFGDISERKALREKLHCKPFKWYLEHVYPELQVPVHSGGYHSIRQGDRSLSMSQHRW; encoded by the exons GAAGAAAACATAGCACTAAGACTGATTAAACAACACGCAGAAGTAGAAGAACCTGAAAGTAGTCCTGCATCTGAGGAATACGGCACCGGGAGTACTGGGAGATACTTCGATGAGGGGGGATATATAGCTGGCGGGGCGAAGGACATTGATCCGTATGTTCGGAACAGATTCAACCAGGCCGCATCTGATGCACTCCCCAGCAATAGAGCAATCCCTGATACTAGAAATGCCAT GTGTCGATTGAAGAAATATGGAGAGGACCTCCCACAGACTAGTGTCATTATTACATTCCACAACGAAGCGAGGTCGACACTCCTGCGCACAATTGTCAg CGTCCTGAATCGCAGTCCAGAGCATCTCATTAAGGAAATTATCCTCGTTGACGACTTCAGTGATAACC CTGACGATGGCGCGTCGTTGCGAGCGATACGGAAAGTTCAAGTGATAAGGAACACCAAGCGGGAAGGTCTAATGCGGTCGAGGGTCAGAGGAGCTGACGCAGCCACGGCTCCGGTCCTCACCTTCCTGGACTCGCATGTGGAGTGCAATGTCCACTGGCTGGAGCCCTTACTGCAGAGGATTAAAGAG GAGCCAACGCGAGTGGTTTGCCCCGTGATAGACGTGATCAGCATGGACACTTTCCAGTACATCGGCGCGTCGGCCGACCTACGCGGCGGCTTCGACTGGAACTTAGTATTCAAG TGGGAATATCTGTCTCACTCCGAACGCAGCGCTCGTCTGAGTGATCCAACCCAAGTAATCCGCACCCCAATGATAGCTGGAGGCCTCTTCAGCATGGACCGGGCATACTTTAATAAGTTGGGGAAATACGACATGAAGATGGACGTGTGGGGAGGAGAGAACCTAGAAATATCATTCAG AGTATGGCAATGTGGTGGCTCTTTGGAAATAGTACCATGTTCACGAGTGGGCCACGTATTCCGGAAGAGACACCCATACACGTTCCCTGGAGGTTCCGGGGCTGTCTTTGCGAGGAACACCAGAAGAGCTGCCGAAGTGTGGATGGATGATTACAAAGAGCTGTATTATCGGTCCCAGCCGCTGGCAAAGCAAGTGGAATTTGGAGA CATATCAGAAAGAAAAGCGCTGAGGGAGAAACTGCACTGCAAGCCATTTAAGTGGTACCTGGAGCATGTGTATCCTGAACTGCAGGTTCCGGTTCATTCTGGTGGTTACCACAGCATACGCCAAGGAGACAG